In Choloepus didactylus isolate mChoDid1 chromosome 6, mChoDid1.pri, whole genome shotgun sequence, one DNA window encodes the following:
- the LOC119537186 gene encoding olfactory receptor 52I2-like, whose translation MLGLPYNHTMETPDTFFLVGIPGLQPSRLWLAISLSAMYTVALLGNTFIVTLIWLDSTLQEPMYYFLCVLSAVDIIMASSVVPKMVSIFCSGDSSISFNACFTQTFFVHAATAVETGLLLAMAFDRYVAICKPPHYKRMLTPRVVLGMSVAIIIRAIIFMTPLSWMVSHLPFCDSNLVLHSYCENIAMTKLACGNPMPSSLYSLIGSSIIVGSDMAFIGASYKLILQAAFSLSSKNAQLKALSTCGSHMGVLALYYLPGMASIYVAWLGQDMVPLHTQVLLADLYLIIPPTLNPIIYGLKTKQIWERTQGLLMRCLSDHSNLGL comes from the coding sequence ATGCTGGGGCTACCCTACAACCACACAATGGAAACTCCTGACACCTTCTTCCTTGTGGGTATCCCAGGGTTGCAGCCTTCACGTCTTTGGCTGGCTATCTCACTGAGTGCCATGTACACTGTCGCTCTGCTAGGAAACACCTTCATTGTGACTTTAATCTGGCTGGATTCTACTCTACAAGAGCCCATGTACTATTTCCTATGTGTTCTGTCTGCTGTAGATATTATTATGGCCTCCTCTGTAGTGCCCAAGATGGTGAGCATCTTCTGCTCAGGAGACAGTTCCATCAGCTTTAATGCTTGTTTCACTCAGACGTTTTTTGTCCATGCAGCTACAGCTGTAGAAACAGGGCTGCTGTTGGCCATGGCTTTTGACCGCTACGTAGCCATCTGCAAGCCCCCACACTACAAGAGAATGCTCACACCTCGTGTGGTGCTGGGAATGAGTGTGGCCATCATCATCAGAGCCATCATATTCATGACTCCACTGAGTTGGATGGTGAGTCATCTACCTTTCTGTGACTCCAATTTGGTCCTCCATTCCTACTGTGAGAACATAGCTATGACCAAGTTGGCATGTGGCAACCCCATGCCCAGCAGTCTCTACAGTCTGATTGGTTCCTCCATTATTGTGGGCTCTGATATGGCCTTCATTGGTGCCTCCTATAAACTGATTCTCCAGGCTGCATTTAGCCTCTCCTCTAAGAACGCTCAGTTGAAAGCATTAAGCACATGTGGTTCCCACATGGGGGTTTTGGCTCTGTACTACCTACCTGGGATGGCATCCATCTATGTGGCCTGGCTAGGGCAAGACATGGTGCCCTTACACACCCAAGTGCTGCTAGCTGACTTGTACCTGATCATCCCACCCACCTTAAACCCCATCATCTATGGCCTGAAGACCAAACAAATATGGGAGCGAACACAGGGTTTGCTGATGCGCTGCCTCTCTGACCATTCCAACCTGGGTTTGTGA